From a single Lytechinus variegatus isolate NC3 chromosome 9, Lvar_3.0, whole genome shotgun sequence genomic region:
- the LOC121421389 gene encoding tripartite motif-containing protein 2-like, with translation MAEALKTVISQSTECPVCLSTFTDPKILSCSHTFCKTCLDNLLECHGNCQIRCPVCRAVTQVPNEDVGKLQVNLALKSLIEDMEGHPQICTNCKSDDKSHAAVYCQDCGKYLCTTCLNKHSQWEGFVDHEVIAMSEISSGKVSVRRYRKCRKHPKEDECCFCSTCRRFTCFRCVVMEHTGEGHKVIEGTAYEDKHTKGIEELKSKVDKKQSCFQKYIDFIDEQTKSFDSAKKQCTSDINKAYDDAVRQLTVKRESLVREVKETTEGVKKELESMKTTAQKHINRLATMAEMVTNKIKIPLDMDTLAAHDTLCEELREVFDQKDPDYEQPKKSGIKGKSVKFKRNVGVDKLGLGKIVNVVERNVALPTNKTFNEKDVSLPTYNIDNVKKVALPLGMHAVVSTPDGRMAVGCHTGGMKIFSTDGQLQETVLKDVKILGVGFLSDGRCVVINTSNNITLYTPEYTQLNVMFKTLSRDEGGDPDLTVDADDLIYVSYWNAKKIQVFSTAGGQAVREIPCNGYEPRQITSYHGSLIISSNDTIRLIDKQGAVQHELKKPDSRVYAAVSQWNTILIAKVKHGEGLVSIDEYTNELRHIRNLVNDYKIEKIVMFWHDWCYLQQYRSGEIAFCTRDRLYIFR, from the coding sequence ATGGCTGAAGCATTAAAGACTGTCATCTCCCAGAGTACAGAGTGTCCAGTGTGTCTTTCTACCTTCACCGATCCCAAGATCCTGTCTTGTTCTCACACTTTCTGCAAGACTTGCCTGGACAACCTCTTAGAGTGTCACGGTAACTGCCAGATCCGATGCCCTGTCTGCAGAGCTGTGACCCAGGTCCCAAACGAAGATGTCGGCAAACTACAGGTAAATCTTGCTTTGAAAAGTCTAATAGAGGATATGGAGGGCCATCCTCAGATTTGCACAAATTGTAAATCAGATGACAAGTCCCATGCTGCTGTCTACTGCCAAGACTGTGGCAAGTATCTCTGTACCACTTGTCTTAATAAGCACTCTCAATGGGAAGGCTTTGTCGATCATGAAGTCATTGCCATGAGTGAGATCTCATCAGGGAAGGTGTCTGTACGTAGATACcggaaatgcaggaaacatccaAAAGAAGACGAGTGTTGCTTCTGTTCCACCTGCAGGAGATTCACATGCTTCAGGTGTGTTGTTATGGAACATACGGGGGAAGGACACAAGGTCATCGAGGGAACAGCTTACGAGGACAAACACACGAAGGGTATCGAAGAACTTAAATCAAAGGTGGACAAGAAACAATCATGCTTTCAGAAGTACATTGATTTTATAGATGAACAGACTAAAAGTTTTGACAGTGCCAAGAAACAGTGTACAAGTGACATTAATAAAGCATATGATGATGCAGTCCGGCAGTTGACAGTAAAGAGGGAAAGTCTAGTAAGAGAAGTCAAGGAAACGACCGAAGGAGTAAAGAAAGAACTGGAAAGTATGAAGACCACGGCCCAGAAGCACATCAATCGGTTGGCGACCATGGCTGAAATGGTAactaacaaaataaagattCCATTAGATATGGATACTTTGGCTGCACACGACACTCTGTGTGAAGAGTTACGAGAGGTCTTTGATCAAAAGGATCCTGACTACGAGCAGCCGAAGAAATCGGGCATAAAGGGGAAAAGTGTCAAGTTCAAGAGAAATGTTGGAGTGGATAAGCTAGGCCTTGGGAAGATTGTTAATGTAGTTGAAAGAAACGTCGCCTTACCCactaataaaacatttaatgaaaagGACGTTTCTTTGCCTActtataatattgataatgtaaAGAAAGTTGCTTTGCCACTTGGCATGCATGCCGTGGTTAGTACACCAGACGGTAGAATGGCAGTAGGATGTCATACAGGTGGCATGAAAATCTTCTCCACTGATGGTCAGCTTCAGGAGACAGTTCTGAAGGATGTTAAAATATTGGGGGTAGGGTTTCTTTCTGATGGTCGATGTGTTGTGATTAATACTTCAAACAACATCACACTGTACACACCAGAGTACACACAATTGAATGTAATGTTTAAGACTCTAAGTCGAGATGAAGGTGGGGATCCTGATCTCACTGTTGATGCTGATGATCTGATCTATGTGAGCTACTGGAATGCCAAGAAGATCCAGGTATTTTCAACAGCAGGTGGGCAAGCAGTCAGGGAGATACCATGCAACGGGTATGAACCTCGGCAAATCACTAGTTACCATGGTTCTCTGATCATTTCATCAAATGATACTATCAGATTGATAGACAAACAGGGTGCTGTACAACATGAATTAAAGAAACCTGATAGTCGCGTTTACGCTGCTGTATCTCAATGGAATACAATCCTGATAGCCAAGGTGAAGCATGGTGAAGGTTTGGTGAGCATTGACGAGTATACAAATGAACTAAGGCACATTCGAAACCTTGTTAATGATTACAAGATTGAGAAGATTGTGATGTTTTGGCATGATTGGTGTTACCTCCAGCAGTACCGATCAGGAGAGATCGCTTTCTGCACTCGGGATAGACTCTATATATTCCgctga